The Pyrus communis chromosome 8, drPyrComm1.1, whole genome shotgun sequence region CAGCTACCCCGATTAAAGTGTGAACTTTAAGGTAAAACTTATCGTACActcatattaatattattttcttcacaGAAAAAGGAATATTCAAAGGAGTTGAAACAACCAGATTACATGTCCTCGCTACTAGTACAAGAGATACCTAGATCCCTGATAAGTTTCATATCCGTGcagttttatttataaaataaatccCTTGCTCTTTAGGCTCTCAACAGCATCCTTGATAATTTGATCCATGGGAATGAATTCTAAACCCAAGTTCATTAGCTTCTTCGCTCCGTTCTTTTCCCTCAGCAAGCCCGGTTGGGTGTCCTTTGGCAAACTACACAAAGGTAAACATATTAGCTCGATCATTTTCAAAATCAGGCACTCACACCAcctaaaaatttacaaaattctgCCAAGGCAAGCGAGAATGGAGCGAAACATTCACTTATCAGGAAACCAAACATCTAAAACATAAGATATGCACCCAATTTCATTTGCAAAGGCATTTTGTGGACCGAAACTTACCTGCGAACCTTGTACTCAGGGTAAAGTTCAGCAACCTTTGCCACAAAGTCACCATAACGTGATATAGCTTCCAAACACAAGTGCCTACCGGTCGCTGACTTGTTCTCATACACTAAAATGTGTGCGAGAGCAACATCTTTAAAATGCACAGATCCCATAAAGAAGTCCTCATATGTTTCAGTGCAGCCTGCAGCAAAGATCGAACAACTCAAaactatatatatgttgttTCTACTTTCTAGGGCCTCATCCTTTTTCTCAGTCCTCTCCAAAACAAACTTTATCGAAAGTCCTTAGAACTTAAAGAAACATGTGCTTAAAAAAGAGGTGTAGAAGAGTTCCTTTATGATTACACACATGCATGCTCACACAATCTACCTTCTCAAGCTTACGGACTAACTGGTAAAACAATTAGCAATCTCTGACTGTTATGAAAGAAGAAATCTTCCAAGTGTTGAGGTACCAAACTCAATCTTTCTTTAGCAAAAATGTCTTAAGAGAATGAAAATACCTCATTTTTACCTCATTTTTAGTTCATCAACCAACCACAGCATCATACATAATAAATGGGAAATGTTCTCTTGCCATTGAGATGATATGTCATTGTACAAACTGTCAATCAAAGATCAAATTTCATCTAAATTTATGATTCGAGTGAAAATTTTGCAACATTACATGGCATACTATCAGGCAAGAGAACATTAACCGCTAGTGGAATATTCAAACAACTTAAGAGGGCAGAGCTAGAGGATAAATAAAGTCAACAATCTACTTCTACGTGCAGTCATAGAGGATTTTCTAATACAAATTTGCAGAGAAAAGTACCCTCAAGAATGCGAAGGAGCATTAACATGCTAGAATTGAGCCTGGGCGAGATAACAGGGCCCATCACCGCGCCTGGATTCACAACAACCACATCCAGCCCCTTCTCCTTGGCAAATTCCCACGCAGCTTTCTCTGCCAGCGTTTTCGATAATGGATACCACAACTAGCCAAACACCAAACACAATCAGCATTACAGTCCCCAATTGCGAAAATTTCAAGTAGTTAAAAATGAAGAATTAATACTCAAAGATGAAAGATACAACACAAGCAGGGGAAAAGCCGTATATAAACCGTATATAAACCGcggtttttcaaaacacaacTAGGCATTGGAGTAACTCACTCCCTTCTGCTTGCAGTAGTCAGTGTCTGTCCAGCAATCCTCGCCGTTGACCTTATCGGACGGCCAGCTTGGGCTGGGAGTGATGGCGGAGGTCGATGACGTTAGCACCACACGGCCGACCCCAGCCTGCTTCGCCGCCGTCAGAACATTGAGCGTTCCTTTGATCGCCGGGTCCAGGAGCTCCTTCTGCAGATTAAACAAAAAAAGCACCACGTTTTCAAAATTACGCATAATTAATCAGATATAATCAAAATTAGAAGGAATTTGATACTGTTTAATGGCGGGAACCTCGGGGTCGTGGACTGGATCGATGATGCAGGGAGAGGCGAGGTGGAAGACGCCGGAGCAACCATTGACGGCGGCGAGTATGGAGTTGTAGTCGAGGAGGTCGATCTGGAAGAGACTGAGGCGCGACTCTGCCCCCTCTACTAACGCTTCTAGATGCTTCGTCTCGCCATCGTCCTctgcaacaaacaaaacaacggCGTTATTAATTTTGGACTGAACgcgaatggaatgaatggaactGTGGCAGTTGTGTAGATAAGGGGAAAAGCAAGGGTGAAGTTACTGAGATCCTTGACGGTGGCGTGGACGGTGTAATCACGGTGGAGGAGGAGACGGACGAGCCAGGATCCGATGCAGCCGCTTCCACCGGTAACGCATACGACCTCACCCTGCTTCAACATCCTCCCTCCTGTGTCCCTTTGCTTTCAGCTGTCGTGTGTCCCTCATTTACTTGAGCTGATTGTTGATGGTGATCGGATTGGCCCAAAATCTAATtggaattttcaaataaaaagatatgGAGATCGAAATTGAGTATATAAAACACACTATAACTCGAGTTAAAACTCTTGCCTTCTCTTTGTATACTAAATTAGTAATATCGATTATTTTTAGAGAGCTGTTATTAACattctaaaaattttattctacgTTCTTCATAAATGTAATGTTTTtactaattatagaaagtttagaatacaaaatgagaatttagaatgccaataacaattttctatttttattataaataagagATAATGTCAcctaaaaaatttgtaaaattccGCCAAGGCAACCGAGAATGCACCAAAAGGTTGATAAACTTGGAAAGCGACATTTGGAAGTGATTCTAAACAGACCAAAGAATGCACCAAAGATAATCATAATTAGAAGGAATTTGATATTGCTTAATGAGACGAACCTCGGGGGGGTCGTGGACTTGATCGACGATGCAGGGACAgacaaaattgacaaaaaaatggcaaacaaaTAACAATTTCAAAGTCTTTAAAGTCATAAATATGTGAATGCTTGCATTGCATGGCAGTCATAAGTATATATCCTATCCTATTGTACAAATTGTTCTTTCAGTAATCGTTGGAATTAAATAGACAAAAAAATAACTACCAAGACAAGTTGCAACTCACCAATATGAAACGGTTCAACGATATATGCCAGTGCAGATGTATATTTGGGTTTTACAAGCACCCTCTGAATGTTTGGTGTTTGTCCTTTTTGTGCCTGTCAAATGTTTGATGTAGTGCCTAATAGGCATATCTCGACAGGTTACATCGACGACACTCAGACAAATTCTCTCGATATTGCTCATCAGATAAGCTGGAAACTTTTTTGCCCCTGTGCACCATATCTGTGGAAGGTTTGATGTTTTAAAAAGGTTCTGCAATTTGGAAAGCAAATGGTTAAATTGCATTTGTACCTATATATGTCCAAATGAAGTGAAAAATCAAAG contains the following coding sequences:
- the LOC137741464 gene encoding cinnamoyl-CoA reductase 1-like, producing the protein MLKQGEVVCVTGGSGCIGSWLVRLLLHRDYTVHATVKDLKDDGETKHLEALVEGAESRLSLFQIDLLDYNSILAAVNGCSGVFHLASPCIIDPVHDPEKELLDPAIKGTLNVLTAAKQAGVGRVVLTSSTSAITPSPSWPSDKVNGEDCWTDTDYCKQKGLWYPLSKTLAEKAAWEFAKEKGLDVVVVNPGAVMGPVISPRLNSSMLMLLRILEGCTETYEDFFMGSVHFKDVALAHILVYENKSATGRHLCLEAISRYGDFVAKVAELYPEYKVRSLPKDTQPGLLREKNGAKKLMNLGLEFIPMDQIIKDAVESLKSKGFIL